The proteins below are encoded in one region of Pseudomonas putida NBRC 14164:
- the cysT gene encoding sulfate ABC transporter permease subunit CysT — protein sequence MSRRISPVIPGFGLTLGYTLVYLSLIVLIPLAAMFIHASQLTWEQFWNIISAPRVIAALKLSFGTALFAAIINGVIGTLLAWVLVRYTFPGRKIIDAMIDLPFALPTAVAGIALTALYAPAGWVGQFATDLGFKIAYTPLGITLALTFVTLPFVVRTVQPVLADIPREVEEAAACLGAKPLQVFRHILAPALLPAWLTGFALAFARGVGEYGSVIFIAGNMPMKTEILPLLIMVKLDQYDYTGATAIGVLMLVVSFILLLLINLLQRRIETP from the coding sequence ATGTCGCGTCGTATTTCCCCCGTCATACCCGGCTTCGGGCTGACGCTGGGCTACACCTTGGTGTACCTCAGCCTGATCGTGCTGATACCGCTGGCAGCCATGTTCATTCATGCCTCGCAGCTGACCTGGGAGCAGTTCTGGAACATCATCAGTGCGCCGCGGGTGATCGCCGCGCTCAAGCTGAGTTTCGGCACCGCCCTGTTCGCCGCCATCATCAACGGGGTGATCGGCACCCTGCTGGCCTGGGTGCTGGTGCGCTACACCTTCCCTGGGCGCAAGATCATCGACGCGATGATCGACCTGCCGTTCGCCCTGCCCACCGCCGTTGCCGGTATCGCCCTGACTGCCCTGTACGCGCCTGCGGGCTGGGTTGGCCAGTTCGCCACCGACCTTGGCTTCAAGATTGCCTACACCCCGCTGGGCATCACCCTGGCGCTGACCTTCGTCACCTTGCCCTTCGTGGTGCGCACGGTGCAGCCGGTACTGGCCGATATCCCGCGTGAAGTGGAAGAGGCTGCGGCCTGCCTGGGAGCCAAGCCGCTGCAGGTGTTCCGCCACATACTGGCGCCAGCCCTGCTGCCGGCCTGGCTCACCGGCTTTGCCCTGGCCTTCGCCCGCGGCGTGGGCGAGTATGGTTCGGTGATCTTCATTGCCGGCAACATGCCGATGAAGACCGAGATCCTGCCGCTGCTGATCATGGTCAAGCTCGACCAGTACGACTACACCGGCGCGACTGCCATCGGCGTGCTGATGCTGGTTGTTTCCTTCATCCTGCTGCTGCTGATCAA